A single genomic interval of Longimicrobiales bacterium harbors:
- a CDS encoding creatininase family protein, which yields MKISKMNWQQVESYLETDDRCVLPLGSTEQHAFISLATDSILAERVASAAADPLGIPVFPAQHYGLTPYFMGYPGTVTLSQATYERVLTEILASLRRHGFMRILVVNGHGGNSLARPAVEAWATGREGVEVRWHDWWKAPAVRSAIDAIDPDASHASWMETFPWTRVAGVDLPDAHKPPLGLSDRDQLSPERLREAMGDGSFGGWYERSEDEMNEIWGIAVEETRARLTEGWA from the coding sequence GTGAAGATTTCGAAGATGAACTGGCAACAGGTAGAGTCCTACCTGGAGACTGATGACAGGTGTGTGTTACCGCTCGGCAGTACGGAGCAGCACGCATTCATCAGTCTGGCCACGGACAGCATCCTCGCAGAACGCGTGGCGTCTGCGGCGGCGGATCCGCTAGGAATTCCGGTGTTCCCCGCTCAGCATTACGGACTGACGCCTTACTTCATGGGCTATCCGGGCACTGTCACGCTGTCGCAGGCGACCTACGAGAGAGTGTTAACTGAAATCCTCGCGAGCCTCCGCCGTCACGGGTTCATGAGGATTCTTGTGGTGAACGGGCACGGTGGGAACAGTCTGGCGCGTCCGGCTGTCGAGGCGTGGGCGACCGGTCGCGAAGGAGTCGAGGTCAGATGGCACGATTGGTGGAAGGCGCCTGCCGTGCGGTCCGCTATCGATGCAATCGACCCAGATGCGTCCCATGCATCGTGGATGGAGACGTTCCCATGGACACGGGTGGCTGGAGTGGATCTACCGGACGCGCATAAGCCGCCACTTGGTTTATCCGACCGTGACCAGTTGTCTCCTGAGCGTCTGCGAGAAGCGATGGGTGACGGCTCTTTCGGAGGCTGGTACGAGCGGAGTGAGGACGAGATGAACGAGATCTGGGGAATCGCAGTCGAAGAGACACGGGCACGGCTGACCGAGGGATGGGCATGA
- a CDS encoding glucose 1-dehydrogenase, with protein MSYDFSGQTVLVTGGAHGFGRAIAGSFATRGATVFVCDVVEDELQKTLEIIGDACYGTIVDVTDRFAVDAWVQSALAQTGRVDVLVNNAGGVLGQVGRPLEEVTIQDWEAVVAVNQTAVFWASQAVARCMKEACQGRIINISSGAGLTISKTGIQAYATAKAGQIGLTRQLAHELGPYGITVNNVAPGFVLSNHATERQWKAYGPEGQADLLDGIALRRLGTPADIAHAVLFLASENAGWISGVVLPVDGGK; from the coding sequence ATGAGCTACGACTTTTCAGGCCAGACCGTTCTGGTGACCGGCGGAGCTCACGGCTTCGGCAGGGCGATCGCGGGCTCCTTCGCGACACGTGGGGCCACCGTGTTCGTGTGCGATGTCGTCGAGGATGAGTTACAGAAAACTCTGGAGATCATTGGCGACGCCTGCTACGGAACGATCGTCGATGTGACCGACCGCTTCGCAGTAGATGCGTGGGTGCAGTCTGCTCTCGCGCAGACCGGCCGTGTCGATGTCCTGGTGAACAACGCCGGGGGTGTGCTAGGGCAGGTGGGGCGGCCGCTGGAAGAGGTGACTATCCAGGATTGGGAGGCTGTTGTCGCGGTCAACCAAACTGCTGTATTCTGGGCCTCGCAGGCCGTTGCGCGCTGTATGAAGGAGGCTTGCCAAGGCCGGATCATCAACATCTCTAGCGGTGCCGGCCTGACCATCAGCAAGACGGGAATTCAGGCGTATGCTACGGCAAAGGCGGGCCAGATCGGCCTGACCCGCCAGCTAGCGCACGAGCTCGGGCCCTACGGAATCACCGTGAACAACGTTGCCCCTGGCTTCGTGCTATCGAACCACGCTACCGAGCGTCAGTGGAAAGCGTATGGGCCTGAAGGGCAGGCCGACCTGCTGGATGGAATCGCACTCCGACGTCTAGGTACGCCCGCGGACATAGCGCATGCGGTGCTTTTCTTGGCGTCAGAGAATGCGGGCTGGATCAGCGGGGTCGTGCTGCCGGTGGATGGCGGGAAGTAG